From a single Micromonospora sp. WMMD1102 genomic region:
- the rho gene encoding transcription termination factor Rho, which translates to MSDTTDVTSDVSNVAGEATTGATRRRRTGTGLSAMLLPELQSLAASLGISGTARMRKGELIAAISERQAGATNTVGGGAPRPRAEVSAAAAPAREEVRAEVRDSADRPDAERRSAEQAPAATGGSEGRTRTSRRSSRTAVATAEAETEATPPTERADRAERGDRAERGDRGDRGDRAERADRGERAERGDRAERSERGDRAERAEGAERTDGGDRNDRSDRGESRNGRDRNERGDRGERGESRNDRGQRSADRDNDDDDGDGGGRRSRRSRFRDRRRGRGDRAENGEGGGGREPQVNEDDVLVPVAGIIDVLDNYAFVRTTGYLSGPNDVYVSMSQVKKYGLRRGDAVTGAVRAARDGEQRRDKYNPLVRLDTINGMDPDEAKRRPEFYKLTPLYPQERLRLETEPHILTTRVIDLVTPIGKGQRALIMSPPKAGKTMVLQAIANAITHNNPECHLMVVLVDERPEEVTDMQRSVKGEVVAATFDRPPQDHTTVAELAIERAKRLVELGHDVVVLLDSVTRLGRSYNLAAPASGRIMSGGIDSTALYPPKRFLGAARNIENGGSLTILATALVETGSVMDTVIFEEFKGTGNAELKLDRKIADKRVFPAIDIHTSGTRKEEILLAPEELAITHKLRKVLHSLDSQAALDLLLDRLKQSRTNIEFLMQIAKSTPGE; encoded by the coding sequence TTGAGCGACACCACCGACGTGACGTCGGATGTTTCCAACGTCGCTGGCGAAGCCACCACCGGCGCCACCCGTCGTCGGCGGACCGGCACCGGGCTGTCGGCGATGCTGCTGCCAGAGTTGCAGAGCCTGGCCGCGTCGCTCGGCATCTCCGGTACGGCCCGGATGCGCAAGGGTGAACTGATCGCCGCCATCTCGGAACGGCAGGCTGGCGCCACCAACACCGTGGGCGGCGGTGCGCCGCGTCCCCGCGCCGAGGTGTCGGCCGCGGCCGCCCCGGCCCGCGAAGAGGTCCGGGCCGAGGTGCGGGACAGCGCCGACCGGCCGGATGCCGAGCGTCGGAGCGCCGAGCAGGCGCCGGCCGCGACCGGCGGCAGTGAGGGTCGGACCCGGACGTCCCGCCGGTCCAGCCGTACCGCTGTCGCCACCGCCGAGGCGGAGACCGAGGCGACGCCGCCGACCGAGCGGGCCGACCGCGCGGAGCGTGGCGACCGGGCGGAGCGTGGCGATCGCGGTGACCGCGGCGACCGCGCGGAGCGGGCTGACCGCGGCGAGCGTGCCGAGCGCGGCGATCGTGCCGAGCGGTCCGAGCGCGGCGATCGTGCCGAGCGCGCCGAGGGTGCCGAGCGCACCGACGGCGGCGACCGCAACGACCGTTCCGACCGGGGCGAGTCGCGCAACGGACGTGACCGCAACGAACGCGGTGACCGGGGCGAGCGCGGCGAGTCGCGCAACGACCGGGGACAGCGTTCGGCGGACCGGGACAACGACGACGACGACGGTGACGGCGGCGGCCGGCGCAGCCGGCGGAGCCGTTTCCGGGACCGGCGCCGGGGCCGTGGCGACCGGGCGGAGAACGGCGAGGGCGGTGGCGGCCGGGAGCCGCAGGTCAACGAGGACGACGTGCTCGTCCCGGTGGCCGGCATCATCGACGTGCTGGACAACTACGCCTTCGTTCGGACCACCGGCTACCTCTCCGGCCCGAACGACGTCTACGTGTCGATGTCCCAGGTCAAGAAGTACGGCCTGCGCCGCGGTGACGCGGTCACCGGCGCGGTGCGCGCGGCCCGGGACGGCGAGCAGCGGCGGGACAAGTACAACCCGCTGGTGCGGCTGGACACCATCAACGGGATGGACCCGGACGAGGCGAAGCGGCGTCCCGAGTTCTACAAGCTGACCCCGCTCTATCCGCAGGAGCGGCTCCGGCTGGAGACCGAGCCGCACATCCTGACCACCCGGGTCATCGACCTGGTGACGCCGATCGGCAAGGGTCAGCGGGCGCTCATCATGTCGCCGCCGAAGGCCGGTAAGACGATGGTGTTGCAGGCGATCGCCAACGCGATCACCCACAACAACCCCGAGTGCCACCTGATGGTCGTCCTCGTCGACGAGCGGCCCGAAGAGGTCACCGACATGCAGCGCTCGGTCAAGGGCGAGGTCGTCGCGGCCACCTTCGACCGCCCGCCGCAGGACCACACCACGGTCGCCGAGCTGGCGATCGAGCGGGCCAAGCGCCTGGTCGAGCTGGGCCACGACGTGGTCGTACTGCTCGACTCGGTGACCCGGCTCGGCCGGTCGTACAACCTGGCGGCCCCGGCGAGCGGCCGGATCATGTCCGGCGGTATCGACTCCACCGCGCTCTACCCGCCGAAGCGGTTCCTGGGCGCGGCCCGGAACATCGAGAACGGCGGTTCGCTGACCATCCTCGCCACCGCACTTGTGGAGACCGGTTCCGTAATGGACACGGTCATCTTCGAGGAGTTCAAGGGCACCGGCAACGCGGAGCTGAAGCTGGATCGGAAGATCGCCGACAAGCGGGTCTTCCCGGCCATCGACATCCACACCTCCGGCACCCGTAAGGAGGAGATCCTGCTGGCTCCGGAGGAGTTGGCGATCACGCACAAGCTGCGCAAGGTGCTGCACTCGCTCGACTCGCAGGCCGCGCTGGATCTCCTGCTGGACCGGCTCAAGCAGTCCCGGACCAACATCGAGTTCCTGATGCAGATCGCGAAGTCGACGCCGGGGGAGTAG
- the thrB gene encoding homoserine kinase — MRPTFVSEPVRVQVPATSANLGPGFDALGLALALYDDVTARTASSGCRVEVTGQGAGELPDGDDHLVVRAIRAALDALGGQPDGLVVECVNRIPQARGLGSSSAAIVAGIQLARGLVEDGMRRLDDAAALRLAAEIEGHPDNVAPCLLGGFTIAWVAEDGLARAVRLPVAPQVRATVFVPEERGLTATARAALPATVPHADAARNAGRAALLVHALTTDPTLLFEATEDRLHQVYRAPGMPGTAARLAELRAAGVPAVVSGAGPSILALTGGDEIFQPGMGWTAQRLPIDVAGARVDGGTLGHAERDPVAAGRKS, encoded by the coding sequence ATGCGGCCGACCTTCGTTTCCGAACCGGTCCGGGTCCAGGTGCCGGCGACCAGCGCCAACCTCGGTCCGGGCTTCGACGCGCTCGGTCTGGCGCTGGCGCTCTACGACGACGTCACCGCCCGGACGGCGTCGAGCGGCTGTCGGGTCGAGGTGACCGGGCAGGGGGCCGGAGAGCTGCCGGACGGCGACGACCATCTGGTCGTCCGGGCCATCCGGGCCGCCCTCGACGCCCTCGGTGGCCAGCCGGACGGGCTGGTGGTGGAGTGCGTCAACCGGATCCCCCAGGCGCGCGGCCTCGGTTCCTCGTCGGCCGCGATCGTCGCCGGGATCCAACTGGCCCGGGGGCTGGTCGAGGACGGGATGCGTCGGCTCGACGACGCGGCGGCGCTGCGGCTCGCGGCCGAGATCGAGGGACATCCGGACAATGTCGCGCCGTGCCTGCTCGGCGGCTTCACGATCGCCTGGGTGGCGGAGGACGGCCTGGCCAGGGCCGTCCGGCTGCCGGTCGCGCCGCAGGTCCGGGCCACCGTGTTCGTACCCGAGGAGCGGGGCCTGACCGCGACGGCCCGGGCGGCGCTGCCGGCGACGGTGCCGCACGCCGACGCGGCCCGCAACGCGGGTCGGGCGGCCCTGCTGGTGCACGCTCTGACCACCGACCCGACGTTGCTCTTCGAGGCCACCGAGGACCGGTTGCACCAGGTTTACCGGGCGCCCGGGATGCCGGGCACCGCCGCCCGGTTGGCCGAGTTGCGTGCGGCTGGTGTGCCGGCTGTGGTCAGTGGGGCTGGACCCTCGATCCTCGCGCTGACCGGCGGTGACGAGATTTTCCAGCCGGGAATGGGCTGGACCGCGCAAAGGTTGCCGATAGACGTAGCCGGGGCCCGGGTCGATGGGGGTACACTGGGACACGCCGAGCGGGACCCTGTTGCCGCAGGTCGGAAGAGTTGA
- a CDS encoding SPFH domain-containing protein, with protein sequence MERAAFRISGFIPIVVMLLLAGAGVASILPVLDEPGVDVRIGVVTVGYAVLAMLVATGFTVVNPNEAQVVQFFGRYVGTVRQAGLHWTWPLTARAKVTLRVRNFETARLKVSDADGNPVEIAAVVVWRVVDSARAAFAVDHHVEYVAVQSEAAVRHLATSYPYEAHDSGRASLRDSAVVSEELTSELRERVELAGVEVLESRITHLAYAPEIAQAMLARQQASAIVGARFKIVEGAVGMVSNALDRLREEHVVELDEERKAQMVSNLLVVLCGDRAAQPVVNTGSLYS encoded by the coding sequence ATGGAACGAGCCGCCTTCCGGATCTCCGGGTTCATCCCGATCGTGGTGATGCTGCTGCTGGCAGGCGCCGGGGTGGCGAGCATCCTGCCGGTGCTCGACGAGCCGGGTGTCGACGTCCGGATCGGCGTGGTCACCGTCGGCTACGCGGTCCTCGCCATGCTGGTGGCCACCGGCTTCACGGTGGTCAACCCGAACGAGGCTCAGGTGGTGCAGTTCTTCGGCCGCTACGTGGGCACCGTCCGGCAGGCCGGACTGCACTGGACCTGGCCGCTCACCGCCCGGGCGAAGGTCACGCTCCGGGTGCGCAACTTCGAGACCGCCCGGCTCAAGGTCTCCGACGCCGACGGCAACCCGGTGGAGATCGCCGCCGTCGTCGTGTGGCGGGTGGTCGACTCCGCCCGGGCCGCCTTCGCGGTCGACCACCACGTCGAGTACGTCGCCGTGCAGTCCGAGGCCGCCGTCCGGCACCTGGCCACCAGCTACCCGTACGAGGCGCACGACTCGGGGCGGGCCAGCCTGCGGGACAGTGCGGTGGTCAGCGAGGAGCTCACCTCCGAGCTGCGGGAACGGGTCGAACTGGCCGGCGTCGAGGTGCTGGAGTCCCGGATCACGCACCTGGCGTACGCCCCGGAGATCGCCCAGGCGATGCTGGCCCGCCAGCAGGCGAGCGCGATCGTGGGGGCCCGGTTCAAGATCGTGGAGGGTGCCGTCGGCATGGTCTCGAACGCGCTGGACCGGCTGCGCGAGGAGCACGTGGTCGAGTTGGACGAGGAGCGCAAGGCGCAGATGGTGTCGAACCTGCTTGTCGTCCTCTGCGGCGACCGGGCGGCCCAGCCGGTGGTGAACACCGGCTCCCTCTACAGCTAG
- a CDS encoding phosphodiesterase — protein sequence MLHPRGVSFGGEVELSGVLAERLVGGPGRYPATVRLSRGTPTPAGWPDVLGLAVRLHGADGPFDLLLSSTGRPRLLRHLPVPRRDFAGPYGSLLAYRVDGRRTYLLAAADRPLGTSLAGVAALAARHGVRFDLLAAEGFRAPGRLVGRVVLGARLPAGTDAALAFDPDGRRGSGLRPRGLIQRLRRASYPVSQRGRNAAEDQSRLP from the coding sequence ATGCTGCACCCGCGCGGGGTGTCGTTCGGCGGGGAGGTCGAGCTGTCGGGGGTGCTCGCCGAGCGGCTGGTCGGCGGTCCCGGCCGGTACCCGGCGACCGTGCGGCTCTCCCGGGGCACGCCGACCCCGGCGGGCTGGCCGGACGTGCTGGGGCTGGCCGTCCGGCTGCACGGTGCCGACGGCCCCTTCGACCTGCTGCTCTCCAGCACCGGCCGGCCGCGACTGCTCCGGCACCTGCCGGTGCCCCGCCGCGACTTCGCCGGCCCGTACGGGAGCCTGCTGGCGTACCGGGTCGACGGCCGCCGGACGTACCTGCTGGCGGCTGCCGACCGTCCGCTCGGGACTTCGCTGGCCGGGGTGGCCGCACTCGCCGCCCGGCACGGGGTCCGGTTCGACCTGCTGGCCGCCGAGGGGTTCCGGGCCCCGGGGCGGCTCGTCGGCCGGGTCGTGCTCGGCGCCCGGCTGCCCGCCGGGACGGACGCTGCGCTCGCCTTCGACCCGGACGGCCGGCGCGGTTCGGGGCTGCGACCCAGGGGGCTGATCCAGCGGCTGCGCCGGGCGAGTTACCCGGTCTCGCAGCGCGGCCGGAACGCCGCCGAGGACCAGTCCCGGTTGCCCTGA
- a CDS encoding MFS transporter encodes MSSAVSVLTRNRDFRRLFTAELVVFGADWFVMVPLLVLLPELTGSGVWGALILAADNGILALLLPYAGTVADRLDRRRILIASNLTALAAIVLLLGVRSSGTAWLALVAVGVVAVAKAFYSPAASAALPNVVDPDDLAAANALAGSAWGTMSIVGASLGGVLTAAVGPYACFWVAVGGLAVAAGLTLLIRRPMQQPRDHGLPVPNPWAALGESMRYIGQRPRVLALVTVKSAVGLGNGVLTVFPLLAVLYGAGPIGTGLLFAVRGAGALVGPLLMHRVLKHRSWLFTGLALSMSLYGLGYLGVSVTRWFPLVLVLVFVAHLAGGSNWVMSNYALQDEVPDRLRGRVFATDMMLATVAIALSQLVVAGVVDHVDQRVVLAGCGLTTLLYALGWWFATRRLADPASTAGEVTLSPK; translated from the coding sequence GTGTCGTCTGCCGTTTCAGTCCTTACCCGGAACCGGGACTTCCGCCGCCTCTTCACCGCCGAACTCGTGGTCTTCGGTGCCGACTGGTTCGTGATGGTCCCGCTGCTGGTGCTGCTGCCCGAGCTGACCGGCAGCGGTGTGTGGGGCGCCCTGATCCTCGCCGCCGACAACGGCATCCTGGCCCTGCTGTTGCCGTACGCCGGCACCGTCGCGGACCGGCTGGACCGCAGGCGGATCCTGATCGCCTCGAATCTCACCGCGCTGGCCGCGATCGTGCTGCTGCTCGGGGTACGCAGCTCCGGCACCGCCTGGCTGGCCCTGGTGGCGGTCGGCGTGGTGGCGGTGGCCAAGGCGTTCTACTCGCCGGCCGCCTCGGCGGCGCTGCCGAACGTCGTCGACCCGGACGACCTCGCCGCCGCGAACGCGCTCGCCGGCTCGGCGTGGGGCACGATGAGCATCGTCGGCGCCTCACTCGGTGGTGTGCTCACCGCGGCCGTCGGCCCGTACGCCTGTTTCTGGGTGGCCGTCGGCGGCCTGGCGGTGGCCGCCGGGCTGACCCTGCTGATCCGCCGCCCGATGCAGCAGCCCCGCGACCACGGCCTGCCGGTGCCGAACCCGTGGGCGGCGCTCGGCGAGTCGATGCGCTACATCGGGCAGCGTCCCCGGGTGCTGGCGCTGGTGACCGTGAAGAGCGCGGTCGGCCTCGGCAACGGCGTACTCACCGTCTTCCCGCTGCTCGCCGTCCTCTACGGTGCCGGCCCGATCGGCACCGGCCTGCTCTTCGCGGTACGCGGTGCCGGCGCGCTGGTCGGCCCGCTGCTGATGCACCGGGTCCTCAAGCACCGCTCCTGGCTCTTCACCGGCCTGGCCCTGTCGATGTCGCTGTACGGCCTCGGCTATCTCGGCGTCTCGGTGACCCGCTGGTTCCCGCTGGTGCTGGTACTGGTCTTCGTGGCGCACCTGGCCGGCGGCAGCAACTGGGTGATGTCCAACTACGCGTTGCAGGACGAGGTGCCGGACCGGTTGCGGGGCCGGGTCTTCGCCACCGACATGATGCTGGCGACGGTGGCGATCGCGCTCAGCCAGCTCGTGGTGGCCGGCGTGGTGGACCACGTCGACCAGCGGGTGGTGCTGGCCGGCTGCGGCCTGACCACCCTGCTGTACGCCCTCGGCTGGTGGTTCGCCACCCGCCGCCTCGCCGACCCCGCGTCCACGGCAGGGGAGGTCACTCTTTCCCCGAAATAG
- a CDS encoding efflux RND transporter permease subunit: MSFLARLSLANRGLVALIAIVVTGFGVYAVPSLKQQLLPSLEFPAAFIVAPYPGAGPEVVEEQVAEPIENSIQGIAGLTKVTSTSQEGSATLQVEYEFGTDLDDAVNKMQTALNRLSLPEDVEPQVIAGSTDDLPAVVLAAAGNGDERALADKLAETVVPELESIDGVRTVEVTGARDQQVVITPDPVKLAAAGVAPTAIGEALRANGVTIPAGALTVADQTRTVQVGGRIGSVEELGGIFLTGRAGGQPVRLGDVATVRQQLAPPTSFTRTDGEDSLGIMVTAAPDGNAVRISHDIRDRLTELSGASGATLTVVFDQAPFVEKSIESLTTEGLLGLVMAVLVILVFLLSVRSTLVTAVSIPLSVVVALIALWVADYSLNLLTLGALTIAVGRVVDDSIVVLENIKRHLGYGEDKRTAILGGVREVAGAVTASTLTTVAVFTPIVLVGGFVGQLFAPFAITVTVALLASLLVSLTIIPVLAYWFLRPANGGATEQAVRRAAEEKELRSPLQRGYLPVIRFATRRRWLTVALGLVVLLGTFALSTRLETNFLDDSGQDTLNISQEMPVGSSLAATDAAAKQVERVLSDADGVESYQVTVGGGGGNPFAGGGSANEASFSVALTEEADAERVERALRAEFDKLTGAGELSFGGAGGPGGGAVDEIQVIVRAADQDVLVRATEQVREAMAETADVTDVRSSLAESAPRIDVTVDRAAAARLGLSEAAVGQLVAQQFRGSPLGQVSLDGAQQDVVLRTGAPPAGIEALRAMPVGPPGPAGAVKLGDIAEVTEVQGPIAVTRIDGERSVTVSGTATGSNLGATTTALREKLDGIEVPGASFEIGGVSAEQQEAFADLGLAVLAAIAIVFVIMVATFGSLGQPLILLVSIPFAATGAIGLLLATGTPLGVPALIGVLMLVGIVVTNAIVLMDLINQYRAQGMGVVEAVVEGGRRRLRPILMTAIATIFALLPMALGLTGEGGFISQPLAVVVIGGLISSTLLTLVLVPTLYTMVENTKERFRRRRAGAAGAAEPDGPGGPAEPVPAGVGSGVRQPGAQPGAGQGAGSPGPVPARPSGALVEGTDQFEVLRLPKTRRSPLPPPGQED, from the coding sequence ATGTCGTTCCTCGCCAGACTCAGTCTCGCCAACCGAGGGCTTGTCGCGCTCATCGCGATCGTGGTCACGGGGTTCGGCGTGTACGCCGTACCGTCGCTGAAGCAGCAGCTCCTGCCCTCGCTGGAGTTCCCGGCGGCCTTCATCGTCGCGCCGTACCCGGGCGCCGGGCCGGAGGTGGTGGAGGAGCAGGTCGCCGAGCCGATCGAGAACAGCATCCAGGGGATCGCCGGGCTGACCAAGGTCACCTCGACCTCCCAGGAGGGCAGCGCCACCCTCCAGGTCGAGTACGAGTTCGGCACCGACCTGGACGACGCGGTCAACAAGATGCAGACCGCCCTGAACCGGCTCTCGCTGCCCGAGGACGTCGAGCCGCAGGTGATCGCCGGCAGCACCGACGACCTGCCGGCGGTGGTGCTCGCGGCGGCCGGCAACGGCGACGAGCGGGCCCTGGCGGACAAGCTCGCCGAGACCGTCGTACCCGAGCTGGAGTCGATCGACGGCGTCCGTACCGTCGAGGTGACAGGTGCCCGCGACCAGCAGGTGGTGATCACCCCGGACCCGGTCAAGCTGGCCGCCGCCGGGGTGGCGCCGACCGCGATCGGCGAGGCGCTGCGGGCCAACGGGGTCACCATCCCGGCGGGGGCGCTGACCGTGGCCGACCAGACCCGGACCGTCCAGGTCGGCGGCCGGATCGGCTCGGTGGAGGAACTCGGCGGGATCTTCCTGACCGGGCGGGCCGGCGGGCAGCCGGTCCGGCTCGGCGACGTGGCGACCGTGCGGCAGCAGCTCGCCCCGCCGACCTCGTTCACCCGGACCGACGGCGAGGACAGCCTCGGCATCATGGTCACCGCCGCGCCGGACGGCAACGCGGTGCGGATCTCGCACGACATCCGGGACCGGCTCACCGAACTCTCCGGCGCCTCCGGCGCGACCCTGACGGTCGTCTTCGACCAGGCGCCGTTCGTCGAGAAGTCGATCGAGAGCCTGACCACCGAGGGCCTGCTCGGCCTGGTGATGGCCGTACTCGTGATCCTGGTCTTCCTGCTCTCCGTCCGCTCGACGCTGGTCACCGCGGTCTCCATCCCGCTGTCGGTGGTGGTGGCGCTCATCGCGCTCTGGGTCGCCGACTACTCGCTCAACCTGCTCACCCTCGGCGCGCTGACGATCGCGGTCGGCCGGGTCGTCGACGACTCCATCGTGGTGCTGGAGAACATCAAACGACATCTCGGGTACGGCGAGGACAAGCGCACCGCCATCCTCGGCGGGGTACGCGAGGTGGCCGGCGCGGTGACCGCCTCCACCCTCACCACGGTCGCCGTCTTCACCCCGATCGTGCTTGTCGGCGGCTTCGTCGGGCAGCTCTTCGCGCCGTTCGCGATCACCGTCACGGTGGCGCTGCTCGCCTCGCTGCTGGTCTCGCTGACCATCATCCCGGTGCTGGCGTACTGGTTCCTCCGGCCGGCGAACGGCGGTGCGACCGAGCAGGCGGTCCGGCGGGCGGCCGAGGAGAAGGAGCTGCGCAGCCCGCTGCAACGCGGGTACCTGCCGGTGATCCGGTTCGCCACCCGGCGGCGCTGGCTCACCGTCGCGCTCGGCCTGGTGGTGCTGCTCGGCACCTTCGCGCTCTCCACCCGGCTGGAGACCAACTTCCTGGACGACTCCGGCCAGGACACCCTGAACATCAGCCAGGAGATGCCGGTCGGCAGCAGCCTGGCCGCCACCGACGCCGCCGCCAAGCAGGTCGAGCGGGTGCTCTCCGACGCCGACGGGGTCGAGTCGTACCAGGTGACCGTGGGCGGGGGCGGCGGGAACCCGTTCGCCGGCGGCGGCAGTGCCAACGAGGCGAGCTTCTCGGTGGCGTTGACCGAGGAGGCCGACGCCGAGCGGGTCGAGCGGGCGCTGCGGGCCGAGTTCGACAAGCTGACCGGGGCCGGTGAACTCAGCTTCGGCGGGGCCGGCGGGCCGGGCGGGGGCGCGGTGGACGAGATCCAGGTGATCGTCCGCGCCGCCGACCAGGACGTACTTGTCCGGGCGACCGAGCAGGTGCGGGAGGCGATGGCGGAGACCGCGGACGTGACCGACGTGCGCAGCAGCCTGGCCGAGAGCGCGCCCCGGATCGACGTCACGGTGGACCGGGCCGCCGCCGCCCGGCTCGGGCTCTCCGAGGCGGCCGTCGGGCAGCTCGTCGCGCAGCAGTTCCGGGGCAGCCCGCTCGGCCAGGTGTCGCTGGACGGCGCGCAGCAGGACGTGGTGCTGCGTACCGGTGCGCCGCCGGCCGGGATCGAGGCGCTCCGGGCGATGCCGGTGGGGCCGCCCGGTCCGGCCGGTGCGGTGAAGCTCGGCGACATCGCCGAGGTGACCGAGGTGCAGGGCCCGATCGCGGTGACCCGGATCGACGGCGAGCGCAGCGTGACGGTCAGTGGCACGGCCACCGGCTCCAACCTGGGCGCCACCACCACCGCCCTGCGAGAGAAGCTCGACGGGATCGAGGTGCCGGGGGCGAGCTTCGAGATCGGCGGCGTCAGCGCCGAGCAGCAGGAGGCCTTCGCCGACCTGGGGCTGGCGGTACTCGCCGCGATCGCGATCGTCTTCGTGATCATGGTCGCCACCTTCGGCAGCCTGGGCCAGCCGCTGATCCTGCTGGTCTCCATCCCGTTCGCCGCGACCGGTGCGATCGGGCTGCTGCTGGCCACCGGCACCCCGCTGGGCGTACCCGCGCTGATCGGTGTGCTGATGCTGGTCGGCATCGTGGTGACGAACGCGATCGTGCTGATGGACCTGATCAACCAGTACCGGGCGCAGGGGATGGGCGTGGTCGAGGCGGTGGTCGAGGGCGGCCGGCGCCGGCTGCGACCGATCCTGATGACCGCGATCGCCACCATCTTCGCCCTGCTGCCGATGGCGCTGGGGCTGACCGGCGAGGGCGGGTTCATCTCGCAGCCGCTGGCGGTCGTGGTGATCGGCGGCCTGATCAGCTCGACGCTGCTCACCCTGGTGCTGGTGCCGACCCTCTACACGATGGTGGAGAACACCAAGGAGCGGTTCCGGCGCCGCCGGGCCGGGGCCGCCGGGGCCGCCGAACCGGACGGCCCGGGTGGGCCGGCCGAGCCGGTGCCGGCCGGGGTCGGATCCGGGGTACGCCAGCCCGGCGCCCAACCCGGCGCCGGCCAGGGTGCCGGATCGCCGGGCCCGGTGCCCGCCCGCCCCTCCGGCGCGCTGGTCGAGGGCACCGACCAGTTCGAGGTACTCCGGCTGCCGAAGACCCGGAGGTCCCCGCTGCCCCCGCCAGGGCAGGAGGACTGA
- the thrC gene encoding threonine synthase, translating to MWRGLIEAYRDRLPVSEATPVITLHEGNTPLLPAPVLSAQLGCDVYLKVEGANPTGSFKDRGMTLAVSRAVEAGNKAIICASTGNTSASAAAYAARAGLTCAVLVPQGKIALGKLAQALVHGAKLLQINGNFDDCLSLAAKLAQDYPVALVNSVNIDRLHGQKTAAFEIVAALGDAPDIHCLPVGNAGNITAYWMGYLEETGAGNATRRPKMYGFQASGAAPIVTGEVVREPSTIATAIRIGNPASWTKALDARDASGGLIAAVTDRDILMAYRLLAREVGVFVELASAASVAGLLQQAAEGRVPAGSTVVCTVTGHGLKDPEWAISTAPSPITIRNDVPTAARALDLA from the coding sequence ATGTGGCGGGGCTTGATCGAGGCGTACCGGGACCGGCTGCCGGTCAGCGAGGCCACGCCGGTGATCACCCTGCACGAGGGGAACACCCCGCTGCTGCCCGCACCGGTGCTCTCCGCACAGCTCGGCTGTGACGTCTACCTGAAGGTGGAGGGCGCCAACCCGACCGGCTCGTTCAAGGACCGCGGCATGACCCTGGCGGTCTCCCGGGCGGTCGAGGCCGGCAACAAGGCGATCATCTGCGCCTCCACCGGGAACACCAGCGCCTCGGCGGCGGCGTACGCGGCACGGGCCGGGCTGACCTGCGCGGTGCTGGTGCCACAGGGCAAGATCGCGCTGGGCAAGCTGGCCCAGGCGCTCGTGCACGGCGCCAAGCTGCTCCAGATCAACGGCAACTTCGACGACTGCCTGTCGCTCGCCGCCAAGCTGGCCCAGGACTATCCGGTGGCGCTCGTCAACTCGGTGAACATCGACCGGCTGCACGGCCAGAAGACCGCCGCCTTCGAGATTGTCGCGGCCCTCGGCGACGCCCCCGACATCCACTGCCTGCCGGTCGGCAACGCCGGTAACATCACCGCCTACTGGATGGGCTACCTGGAGGAGACCGGGGCCGGCAACGCCACCCGCCGCCCGAAGATGTACGGCTTCCAGGCCTCCGGCGCCGCTCCGATCGTCACCGGCGAGGTGGTCCGGGAGCCGTCCACCATCGCCACCGCGATCCGGATCGGCAACCCGGCCAGCTGGACCAAGGCGCTCGACGCCCGGGACGCCTCCGGCGGCCTGATCGCGGCGGTGACCGACCGGGACATCCTGATGGCGTACCGGCTGCTCGCCCGCGAGGTGGGGGTCTTCGTCGAGCTGGCCAGCGCGGCGAGCGTCGCCGGGCTGCTGCAACAGGCCGCCGAGGGCCGGGTGCCGGCCGGCTCGACGGTGGTCTGCACGGTCACCGGGCACGGCCTGAAGGACCCGGAGTGGGCGATCTCCACCGCCCCGTCGCCGATCACCATCCGTAACGACGTCCCCACCGCCGCCCGCGCCCTCGACCTGGCCTGA